The proteins below are encoded in one region of Lactuca sativa cultivar Salinas chromosome 3, Lsat_Salinas_v11, whole genome shotgun sequence:
- the LOC111894965 gene encoding uncharacterized protein LOC111894965: MATASTGSKQAKEVIRLEREAVIPVLKPKLIMTLANLIAQSSDRSEFLKLCKRVEYTIRAWYLLQFEDLMQLYALFDPDYGDQKLQQQHLSSDEVDVLEQNFLNYMFKVMEKSNFKIATEEEIAVAQSGQYRLNLPISVDESKLDKNLLKRYFSEHPRENLPDFADKYIIFRRGIGIDRTTDYFILEKVDMLIARIWGWIMRVTRLEKLFPKKTRAIIRKVMKKEDETKDIKKEGENSDEEFQDDLYVERIRIENLDFSLQNLASKITIQEPTFDRIIVVYRLAGSKAKKERGIYVKHLKQIPMADMEIVLPEKKNPSLTPMDWVKFLTTAVLGLVTATGSIQTPEADFWVVVAVVSSVIGYCAKIYFTFQANMEMYQNLITQFMYDKQLDSGKGTLLHLCDDVIQQEVKEVIISFFILMEQGKATLKELDKKCEELINDEFGERCNFDVDDAVQKLEKLGIIAKDAIGRYYCAGLKRANEIIGTTTEEMVLKARQEGGP, from the exons ATGGCTACCGCTAGTACTGGTAGCAAACAGGCAAAGGAAGTGATCCGATTGGAGCGCGAAGCTGTAATTCCAGTTTTGAAGCCTAAGCTCATCATGACTTTGGCCAACCTCATTg CACAGAGTTCCGACCGATCAGAATTCTTGAAGCTCTGCAAGAGAGTTGAGTACACGATTCGAGCATGGTATCTTCTTCAGTTTGAAGATCTTATG CAACTATATGCACTCTTTGATCCAGACTATGGAGATCAGAAACTTCAGCAGCAACATTTGTCTTCAGATGAGGTTGATGTTCTTGAACAAAACTTCCTGAACTACATGTTTAAG GTAATGGAAAAGAGTAATTTTAAGATTGCTACCGAGGAGGAAATTGCAGTTGCACAATCAGGGCAGTATCGTCTAAATCTTCCCATCTCAGTGGATGAATCAAAG CTTGATAAGAACCTGTTAAAGAGGTACTTTTCAGAGCATCCTAGAGAAAACCTTCCCGACTTTGCAGATAAG tatATAATTTTTCGACGTGGCATTGGAATTGATCGGACAACTGATTACTTTATACTGGAGAAGGTGGACATGCTCATTGCCCGTATATGGGGATGGATCATGAGAGTAACTAG GCTAGAGAAGTTATTTCCTAAAAAAACAAGGGCAATAATTAGGAAAGTTATGAAGAAAGAGGATGAAACCAAAGATATAAAGAAAGAAGGTGAAAATAGTGATGAAGAATTTCAGGATGACTTGTATGTTGAGCGGATCCGTATTGAAAATTTGGATTTCAG TTTACAGAATTTGGCAAGTAAGATTACAATCCAAGAGCCCACATTTGACAGGATAATTGTGGTTTACAG GCTAGCAGGTAGTAAGGCAAAAAAGGAAAGAGGGATATATGTGAAGCATTTAAAACAGATCCCAATGGCAGATATGGAAATAGTATTG CCTGAGAAGAAAAATCCAAGTCTAACACCTATGGACTGGGTCAAATTCCTTACCACTGCTGTACTTGGTCTGGTTA CTGCGACTGGTTCAATCCAGACACCCGAAGCTGACTTTTGGGTCGTTGTTGCTGTTGTGTCTTCAGTGATTGGATACTGTGCCAAAATATATTTTAC GTTTcaggcaaatatggaaatgtatcagAACTTAATTACACAATTCATGTATGACAAACAACTGGACAGTGGAAAAGGAACTCTTCTTCATTTGTGTGATGATGTGATTCAACAAGAA GTAAAAGAGGTGATCATTTCTTTTTTTATATTGATGGAACAGGGCAAAGCAACTTTAAAG GAACTTGACAAAAAATGTGAGGAACTAATAAATGACGAGTTTGGTGAGAGATGCAACTTTGATGTGGATGATGCTGTCCAAAAATTAGAAAAGCTGGGTATTATTGCTAAG